In Bacillus pumilus, the sequence CTGATATTCATGTAAGCTTCACTGGTGCGATGAGACCATTCCTTTTACGCACCCCGAATGATGATTCAATCTTGCAATTGATTCTTCCAGTAAGAACGTATTAAGTTCATCTAAAATGGCTGCTGTGTGAGTGCACAGCAGCTTTTCTTCTCGTTTACCATGCTTTCTTTCATCCCAGTTCGCTTTCCCCCTTTCCTTCTTGTCTTGTTTTTTAGTACAATTAGATATTAGTGATATTGAAAGAGGTCGATACAATGCCTAATCCTATAACCATTGAAACAGAAATGATTACATTAGGGCAGTTTTTGAAATTAGCCGAAGTCATCCAATCTGGCGGAATGGCGAAATGGTTTTTAAGTGAACATGAGGTGTTCATTAATCAAGAGCCAGATAATAGACGGGGACGTAAATTATACCCAGGAGATGTTGTCGAGATTGAAGGTTATGGCACATTTCAAGTTGTGAAGTAGAAACGGGTGACAATACATGTACATTCAAAGTCTGGCGTTAACCTCATACCGAAACTATGAACACACCGAACTTCATTTCGACAATAAGGTCAATGTCATGATCGGTGAGAACGCCCAAGGTAAAACGAACTTGATGGAAGCGATCTATGTATTGTCTATGGCAAAGTCTCATCGTACGTCAAATGATAAAGAACTTATCCGATGGGACGAAGACTATGCTAAAATAGAAGGTAGAGTCATCAAAAAAAACGGTCCACTCCCAATGCAGCTCGTGATCTCAAAAAAAGGAAAAAAGGGAAAGGTCAATCACATTGAACAACAGAAACTTAGTCATTATGTTGGTGCTTTAAACACCATCATGTTTGCACCAGAGGATCTGAGCCTTGTGAAAGGCAGCCCGCAAATTCGCAGAAGATTCCTCGACATGGAGATTGGACAAGTTTCTGCTGTCTATTTGCATGATTTATCGCTCTATCAAAAAATCCTCTCTCAGCGAAATCATTACTTGAAACAATTGCAAACAAGAAAGCAAACGGATCAAGCGATGCTGGAGGTTTTAACAGAGCAGTTGATTGATGCGGCAGCGAAAGTTGTCAAAAGACGACTTACTTTTACGAAACAGCTTGAAAAATGGGCGCAGCCGTTGCATTTTGGAATTTCTAGAGAGCTAGAAACACTCACGCTCCAATACCAGACAGCGATAGAGGTATCAGAAGCGTCAGACTTGTCGAAAATAAAGAATAGCTATGAAGAATCGTTTCAGAAACTAAGAGACAGAGAAATAGACCGAGGGGTGACACTGTGGGGACCTCACAGAGATGACCTTCTTTTCTTTGTGAATGGTCGGGATGTTCAGACATATGGCTCTCAAGGGCAGCAAAGAACAACAGCTCTTTCACTAAAACTTGCAGAAATTGATCTGATCCATGAAGAAATCGGTGAATACCCAATTCTTCTACTCGATGATGTTTTATCTGAACTTGATGATTATAGACAGTCTCATTTGCTCCATACCATTCAGGGACGTGTACAGACCTTCGTCACGACAACAAGTGTTGAAGGCATCGATCACGCTACCCTGAAAGAAGCGGAAATTTTCAGAGTAGCCAGTGGAAAAGTAATTGACTGATAAATGAGGTGTGAGTCTTGTATATTCATTTAGGTGATGATTGTGTTGTTTCTACACGAGAGATTGTCGCAATTGTTGATTACAAAATGAGGTCATCTTCTGTTGTAGAGGAATTTCTTAAAAAACAAGAGGAACAAATCATTTCGTTGTCACAAGGGACACCCAAATCCATCGTCGTCACAACTAAATCTGTGTATTACTCTCCTCTTTCCTCAAGCACGCTCAAAAAACGTGCTTCATTTGTGATTGAAATTGAAGTCTAAAAGCTCAATTCATATAAATATATCGTTTAAGAAAAGTGTAGGTGAATGTACGTGGCAATGGAACAGCAACATAATAGTTATGATGAAAATCAGATACAGGTGCTCGAGGGGCTAGAAGCTGTTAGAAAACGTCCAGGAATGTACATTGGGGCAACCAATGCAAAAGGACTTCACCATCTTGTATGGGAAATTGTCGACAACAGTATTGATGAGGCATTAGCTGGTTATTGTACAGACATTACAGTGCAAATTGAAAAAGATAATAGCATTACAGTAAAAGATAATGGCCGCGGTATTCCTGTTGGGATTCATGAAAAGATGGGACGACCTGCAGTAGAAGTCATTATGACTGTTCTTCACGCTGGCGGTAAGTTTGACGGCAGCGGTTATAAAGTATCTGGCGGTCTGCATGGTGTAGGGGCTTCTGTTGTAAATGCGTTATCTACAACCTTAGACGTGACAGTATACCGTGATGGAAAGATTCATCATCAGCAATTCAAACGCGGAGTTCCAGTTGGCGATCTAAAAATTATTGGTGAAACAGACGTAACAGGTACAACCACTCATTTTGTGCCAGATCCAGAAATTTTCACTGAAACCATTGAATTTGATTACGACACACTTGCCAACCGTGTACGTGAGTTAGCCTTCTTAACAAAAGGTGTTAACATTATCATTGAGGACTTACGCGAAGGAAAAGAGCGGAGAAATGAATACTGCTACGAAGGCGGTATCAAGAGCTATGTGGAACATTTAAATCGCTCAAAAGAAGTGGTTCATGAAGAACCAGTTTACATCGAGGGTGAAAAAGACGGAATCACTGTTGAAGTTGCTTTACAATACAACGATTCCTATACAAGTAATATCTATTCTTTCGCCAACAATATCAATACGTATGAAGGCGGAACACACGAAGCAGGCTTCAAAACGGGTCTGACGCGGGTCATTAATGATTATGCTCGTAAAAATGGCGTATTCAAAGATGGAGACTCGAATTTGAGTGGTGAAGATGTGCGCGAAGGCTTAACGGCTATTATCTCCATTAAACATCCAAACCCACAATTCGAAGGTCAAACGAAGACGAAGCTTGGGAATTCAGAAGCGAGAACCATTACAGATTCTCTTTTCTCTGAAGCACTGGAGAAATTCTTGCTAGAGAACCCTGATTCTGCGAAGAAAATCGTGGAAAAGGGACTGATGGCAGCTCGTGCAAGAATGGCAGCCAAAAAGGCACGTGAGCTTACGAGACGTAAAAGTGCACTTGAAGTCTCTAGCCTGCCTGGGAAATTGGCAGACTGTTCTTCTAAAGATCCTTCTATCTCTGAGCTCTATATCGTAGAGGGAGAT encodes:
- the yaaA gene encoding S4 domain-containing protein YaaA; its protein translation is MPNPITIETEMITLGQFLKLAEVIQSGGMAKWFLSEHEVFINQEPDNRRGRKLYPGDVVEIEGYGTFQVVK
- the recF gene encoding DNA replication/repair protein RecF (All proteins in this family for which functions are known are DNA-binding proteins that assist the filamentation of RecA onto DNA for the initiation of recombination or recombinational repair.), with the protein product MYIQSLALTSYRNYEHTELHFDNKVNVMIGENAQGKTNLMEAIYVLSMAKSHRTSNDKELIRWDEDYAKIEGRVIKKNGPLPMQLVISKKGKKGKVNHIEQQKLSHYVGALNTIMFAPEDLSLVKGSPQIRRRFLDMEIGQVSAVYLHDLSLYQKILSQRNHYLKQLQTRKQTDQAMLEVLTEQLIDAAAKVVKRRLTFTKQLEKWAQPLHFGISRELETLTLQYQTAIEVSEASDLSKIKNSYEESFQKLRDREIDRGVTLWGPHRDDLLFFVNGRDVQTYGSQGQQRTTALSLKLAEIDLIHEEIGEYPILLLDDVLSELDDYRQSHLLHTIQGRVQTFVTTTSVEGIDHATLKEAEIFRVASGKVID
- the remB gene encoding extracellular matrix regulator RemB, whose amino-acid sequence is MYIHLGDDCVVSTREIVAIVDYKMRSSSVVEEFLKKQEEQIISLSQGTPKSIVVTTKSVYYSPLSSSTLKKRASFVIEIEV
- the gyrB gene encoding DNA topoisomerase (ATP-hydrolyzing) subunit B encodes the protein MEQQHNSYDENQIQVLEGLEAVRKRPGMYIGATNAKGLHHLVWEIVDNSIDEALAGYCTDITVQIEKDNSITVKDNGRGIPVGIHEKMGRPAVEVIMTVLHAGGKFDGSGYKVSGGLHGVGASVVNALSTTLDVTVYRDGKIHHQQFKRGVPVGDLKIIGETDVTGTTTHFVPDPEIFTETIEFDYDTLANRVRELAFLTKGVNIIIEDLREGKERRNEYCYEGGIKSYVEHLNRSKEVVHEEPVYIEGEKDGITVEVALQYNDSYTSNIYSFANNINTYEGGTHEAGFKTGLTRVINDYARKNGVFKDGDSNLSGEDVREGLTAIISIKHPNPQFEGQTKTKLGNSEARTITDSLFSEALEKFLLENPDSAKKIVEKGLMAARARMAAKKARELTRRKSALEVSSLPGKLADCSSKDPSISELYIVEGDSAGGSAKQGRDRHFQAILPLRGKILNVEKARLDKILSNNEVRSMITALGTGIGEDFTLEKARYHKVVIMTDADVDGAHIRTLLLTFFYRYMREIIENGYVYIAQPPLYKVQQGKRVEYVYNDKQLDELLKTLPQTPKPGLQRYKGLGEMNATQLWETTMDPDARTLLQVTLEDAIDADETFEMLMGDKVEPRRNFIEENAQYVKNLDI